The following proteins come from a genomic window of Peptoniphilus equinus:
- a CDS encoding V-type ATP synthase subunit B — translation MRKEYLLLDKVQGSMIELSGLHHVAFGEIVEIKSEGKDPVVGRIIGIVRDKAVVQVFGESMGISTTNTKVIFEGKPFEIPLSGDILGRVFNGIGRASDKGGPIYADKSYNVNGRPMNPVAREYPRNYVETGIRGIDALMTLIRGQKLPIFSGSGLPHNELAAQIVRQAHTADGDSDFAVVFCGMGLKREVASYFIDNFLEAGVMDKVVMYLNYADDPIMERIIAPKCALTAAEYLAFEEHRHVLVIMTDMTSYGEALREVSSQRSEVPSRKGYPGYLYSDLAAIYERAGMIKGVEGSVTLIPILTMPSDDITHPIPDLTGYITEGQIVLSRDLNSQGIYPPIDVLPSLSRLMKDGIGDDYTRDDHPDVSSQLFASYSRVIEVRALAQIIGEEELPEGDKKLLEFGRRFEEEFIGQDFHDNSSMAATLDKAWELLHVLPEEALERIDPKIKAKYY, via the coding sequence ATGAGAAAAGAATACTTGCTTTTAGATAAAGTGCAAGGTTCGATGATTGAACTCTCCGGACTGCACCATGTGGCCTTCGGCGAGATTGTGGAAATTAAATCCGAGGGCAAGGACCCGGTGGTGGGACGGATTATCGGTATCGTTCGAGACAAAGCTGTGGTTCAAGTCTTTGGGGAGTCCATGGGCATCTCCACGACCAATACTAAGGTCATCTTTGAGGGCAAGCCTTTTGAAATCCCTCTCTCGGGAGACATTCTCGGCCGTGTCTTTAACGGCATCGGACGGGCCAGCGACAAGGGCGGCCCCATCTATGCGGACAAGAGCTATAATGTCAACGGTCGTCCTATGAACCCGGTGGCTCGTGAGTATCCGCGCAACTATGTGGAAACCGGGATTCGCGGTATTGATGCCCTGATGACCCTCATTCGAGGGCAAAAGCTGCCGATCTTTTCCGGTTCCGGTCTGCCTCACAATGAGCTGGCGGCGCAGATTGTCCGTCAGGCGCACACCGCTGACGGCGACAGCGATTTTGCCGTTGTCTTTTGCGGCATGGGACTTAAGCGGGAAGTGGCGAGCTATTTTATCGACAACTTCTTGGAAGCCGGGGTTATGGACAAGGTGGTCATGTATTTGAACTATGCCGATGACCCGATTATGGAGCGGATCATTGCACCGAAGTGTGCACTGACGGCGGCGGAATACCTCGCCTTTGAAGAGCACCGTCATGTGCTGGTTATTATGACTGACATGACCAGCTACGGCGAAGCGCTTCGGGAAGTGAGTTCACAGCGCTCGGAAGTGCCGTCGCGCAAAGGCTATCCGGGGTATCTCTACTCCGATCTTGCCGCCATCTATGAACGGGCGGGGATGATTAAAGGCGTGGAGGGGTCTGTGACCTTGATTCCGATTCTGACCATGCCGTCTGACGACATCACCCATCCGATTCCGGACCTTACCGGCTATATCACCGAAGGTCAAATCGTACTCAGTCGGGACTTGAACAGTCAGGGGATTTATCCGCCGATTGATGTACTGCCGTCCTTGTCGCGTCTGATGAAGGACGGCATCGGTGACGACTACACCCGTGACGACCATCCGGACGTGTCCTCACAGCTCTTCGCATCGTATTCCCGCGTCATCGAAGTTCGAGCTTTGGCTCAAATCATTGGCGAAGAGGAATTGCCTGAGGGCGACAAGAAACTGTTGGAATTTGGTCGGCGGTTTGAAGAGGAATTTATAGGACAGGACTTTCACGACAACTCGTCCATGGCTGCGACGTTGGACAAGGCATGGGAACTGCTCCACGTGCTTCCTGAAGAGGCCTTGGAACGGATCGACCCTAAGATCAAGGCGAAGTACTACTGA
- a CDS encoding V-type ATP synthase subunit A: MTEAKIIEINGPVVVGEPMGSFSMREMVQVGKKKLIGEVIAVEGERGIVQVYEDTEGLKRDEPIYATGAPLSVRLGPGMIGAMFDGIERPLNRIESAHGAFIPEGIGLMNLDLEKTWHFVPTVHKGDKLSAGAIIGTVAETSMITHKILLPPHVAGTVKKLSREGDYNIIEDIAVIETEHGEVPVQMSHEWPVRVPRPVKNFEDTNTLLVTGQRVLDVFFPIAKGGTVAIPGSFGTGKTMTQHQIAKYCDADIIVYIGCGERGNEMTEVLEDFPKLVDPYSGNPLMDRTILIANTSNMPVAAREASIYTGITMAEYFRDQGYDVAMMADSTSRWAEALREISGRLEEMPAEEGYPAYLPSRIAGFYERCGLAETLSGETGSVTTIGAVSPAGGDFSEPVTENTRRFVNTFLALDKDLAYSRHYPAIHWLNSYSGYVPQLSNYYDNRLEGDLPELRRKFLKILHEESKLQEIVMLVGEDVLPDNERFTLEIARIVKVGFLQQNAFHKVDTFVPLEKQYEMLHTIDVLYEEGMSVLNMGVSINEVKDEKLIADIVNMKYDITNDDFAQFTVLNNRIREYYRNLRMQYGQEDEA; encoded by the coding sequence ATGACTGAAGCTAAAATTATTGAAATCAACGGCCCGGTTGTGGTCGGCGAACCCATGGGCTCCTTCAGTATGCGTGAAATGGTCCAAGTGGGTAAGAAAAAGCTCATCGGCGAAGTCATCGCCGTTGAAGGCGAGCGGGGCATTGTTCAGGTTTACGAAGATACGGAAGGTCTGAAGCGGGATGAGCCCATCTATGCCACCGGCGCACCGCTGTCGGTGCGCTTGGGACCGGGCATGATTGGAGCTATGTTTGACGGGATTGAGCGGCCGCTGAACCGTATCGAATCCGCTCACGGCGCGTTCATTCCCGAAGGCATCGGACTGATGAATTTGGATCTGGAAAAGACCTGGCACTTTGTTCCGACGGTGCATAAAGGCGACAAGCTTTCAGCCGGTGCGATTATTGGCACGGTCGCGGAAACTTCCATGATCACCCACAAGATCTTACTGCCGCCCCATGTGGCAGGTACGGTAAAAAAACTGAGCCGTGAAGGCGACTACAACATCATCGAGGACATTGCCGTCATTGAGACGGAGCATGGGGAGGTACCGGTGCAAATGAGTCACGAGTGGCCGGTGCGTGTGCCGCGTCCTGTAAAAAACTTTGAGGACACCAACACCCTTCTTGTCACCGGCCAGCGCGTTCTCGATGTGTTCTTTCCCATCGCCAAAGGCGGTACGGTAGCCATTCCGGGTTCTTTCGGTACAGGCAAGACCATGACCCAACATCAAATTGCCAAGTACTGTGATGCGGACATCATCGTCTACATCGGTTGCGGTGAACGGGGCAACGAAATGACCGAGGTGTTGGAAGACTTTCCGAAACTGGTGGATCCTTACTCCGGCAACCCGCTGATGGATCGAACCATTCTTATCGCGAACACGTCCAATATGCCGGTAGCCGCTCGTGAAGCGTCGATCTACACCGGGATCACCATGGCCGAATACTTTAGAGATCAAGGGTATGATGTGGCGATGATGGCGGACTCTACGTCCCGTTGGGCGGAAGCGCTGCGTGAAATTTCCGGACGTCTGGAAGAGATGCCGGCAGAAGAAGGCTATCCGGCCTACCTACCAAGCCGCATTGCGGGGTTTTATGAACGGTGCGGCCTGGCGGAGACCTTAAGCGGTGAGACGGGTTCGGTGACGACCATCGGCGCCGTCTCACCGGCAGGCGGGGACTTCTCCGAACCGGTCACTGAAAACACACGGCGTTTTGTCAATACCTTCCTCGCTTTGGATAAGGATCTTGCCTACTCCAGACATTATCCGGCCATTCACTGGCTCAATTCGTATTCCGGCTATGTCCCTCAGCTGTCCAATTACTATGACAACCGACTGGAGGGGGATTTGCCTGAACTGCGGCGCAAGTTCTTAAAAATTTTGCATGAGGAGTCCAAACTTCAAGAGATCGTCATGTTGGTCGGCGAAGATGTCCTGCCGGACAATGAGCGTTTTACGTTGGAGATCGCGAGGATTGTCAAGGTGGGCTTCCTGCAGCAAAACGCCTTTCATAAAGTCGATACCTTTGTGCCGTTGGAAAAGCAGTACGAGATGCTTCACACCATTGACGTCCTCTATGAAGAAGGCATGAGCGTTTTGAACATGGGGGTCAGCATCAACGAAGTCAAGGACGAGAAGCTGATTGCCGACATTGTGAATATGAAGTATGACATCACGAACGACGACTTTGCACAGTTTACGGTGCTGAACAACCGCATTCGCGAATACTATCGCAACTTGCGTATGCAATATGGACAGGAGGATGAGGCATGA
- a CDS encoding V-type ATP synthase subunit F: MKSLAIMTNFEMVVALRMSGFEGHYCKGEEELRDVFNSALSNPEVGMILISEADFNIISEEVLAAKSKKRGPLIVTIPGREGFKDKNFIMKYVKEAVGIKLDR, from the coding sequence ATGAAGTCTTTAGCCATTATGACCAACTTCGAAATGGTGGTGGCGCTTCGCATGAGCGGCTTTGAAGGCCATTACTGCAAAGGGGAAGAGGAGTTGCGAGACGTGTTTAACAGCGCGCTTTCGAACCCTGAGGTGGGGATGATTCTCATCTCTGAAGCGGACTTCAACATCATTTCCGAAGAGGTTTTAGCGGCCAAGTCGAAGAAGCGGGGGCCGCTTATTGTCACCATTCCCGGACGGGAAGGCTTTAAAGACAAAAATTTCATTATGAAGTACGTCAAAGAAGCCGTAGGAATAAAACTGGACAGGTGA
- a CDS encoding ATP synthase subunit C has product MEIILVLASLVVFATIYTGFVYIERGTTSDKAGLKKVLRTNLSVFIPVIVAAFVILAPKAAEAATAPTPVNGLGLIAAALSTGMATIGTGYAVGIVGSAALGAVSEDDSILGKTLIFVGLAEGIAIYGLIISIMILGKL; this is encoded by the coding sequence ATGGAAATTATCTTAGTTTTAGCATCACTTGTGGTCTTTGCCACCATCTATACCGGTTTTGTCTATATCGAGCGCGGCACGACAAGCGACAAAGCCGGCTTGAAGAAAGTTCTGCGTACCAACCTGTCCGTCTTTATCCCTGTCATCGTGGCAGCCTTTGTCATCTTGGCGCCAAAAGCTGCTGAAGCGGCAACGGCACCGACGCCGGTAAATGGGCTGGGTCTTATTGCGGCGGCACTTTCCACCGGCATGGCAACCATTGGCACGGGTTATGCTGTAGGCATCGTCGGCTCCGCAGCTCTTGGCGCCGTCTCTGAGGACGACTCCATCTTAGGTAAGACCCTGATCTTTGTCGGCCTTGCAGAAGGGATTGCCATTTACGGACTCATTATCTCCATTATGATTCTAGGTAAACTTTAA
- a CDS encoding V-type ATP synthase subunit I, which translates to MAVEKMVMLSIVGRLEHLDEIVLDVLKSESIDLVDAMTELSINNAIYQLDPNNVDMVVDLNNLGPFPQDLDMKKRADRAQKLVAYFNIEDLDLEGRDNGYTMADFDKLYNETKALRDEVEAIAEAHKRNESIAENLKLFNNVDVDLTELREMNYFTARFGRLEKSARLRLKENYDHILALIFHTGTYKDEEVYLAVYPNEVHEEIDRILNSLHWIDVPVLDHAEGTAKSTFERLQVEDKALTERLMAIDREKQDIYNNRREEIRGILAKVLTYGRLEEVKGKMARAKKYFLLSGWASESDYKAMKARAQQDDKVFITASDDVDDQLFTPPTKLKNNAFFRPFEMLVRMYGVPHYTEIDPTVFLGITYMVLFGAMFGDLGQGAVFFLVGLLLGKKYHSDFGPLLTRLGASSMIFGLLYGSVFGSEQLIPALWIRPFNNINQVLIFAIAFGVFLLVMAYALNFINAYRNRNLAEGLFGEHGLLGFVVFVMLILILLDAVGYLSVIPRGVAVGVIVLAVVVMIFKKPLLARITHTPPVYHEGKAGYFIESSFSIIELLISTLSGIVSFIRVGAFAINHVGLFMAFHTMAEMADHDVANVAILVLGNLLIIGLEGLIVFIQGLRLEYYELFSRYYKGSGVEFESDKLSYK; encoded by the coding sequence ATGGCAGTAGAAAAAATGGTCATGCTTAGTATTGTAGGACGTCTGGAGCATCTCGACGAGATTGTGCTGGACGTTTTGAAGAGCGAATCCATCGATCTGGTGGATGCCATGACAGAGCTCTCGATAAATAATGCCATTTATCAGCTGGATCCGAACAATGTGGACATGGTTGTCGATTTAAATAATCTTGGTCCCTTTCCTCAAGACCTGGATATGAAAAAGCGAGCCGACCGGGCACAGAAGTTGGTGGCGTATTTCAATATTGAAGATTTGGATCTGGAGGGCAGAGACAACGGCTACACTATGGCGGACTTTGACAAGCTCTACAACGAGACCAAAGCCCTTCGTGATGAAGTAGAAGCCATTGCCGAAGCGCACAAGCGCAATGAAAGCATTGCTGAAAATTTGAAGTTGTTTAATAACGTAGATGTGGACCTCACGGAACTGCGGGAAATGAACTATTTTACCGCACGGTTCGGACGGTTGGAAAAGTCTGCACGCCTGCGGTTAAAAGAAAACTACGACCACATTCTGGCTCTGATTTTTCACACAGGGACGTATAAAGACGAAGAAGTATATCTCGCCGTATATCCCAACGAAGTGCATGAGGAAATCGATCGGATTTTAAATTCGCTCCACTGGATTGACGTGCCGGTGTTGGATCATGCAGAGGGGACGGCAAAGAGCACCTTTGAGCGTCTGCAAGTGGAGGATAAGGCCCTCACAGAGCGACTGATGGCTATTGACAGAGAAAAACAGGATATCTACAACAATCGACGGGAGGAAATTCGTGGGATTCTTGCCAAGGTACTCACCTATGGACGCCTGGAAGAAGTCAAGGGCAAGATGGCGCGCGCCAAGAAGTATTTCCTTCTCTCGGGATGGGCGAGCGAATCGGACTATAAAGCGATGAAAGCTCGGGCGCAGCAGGATGACAAGGTGTTTATCACCGCCTCCGACGATGTGGATGACCAGCTGTTTACACCGCCGACAAAATTGAAAAACAACGCCTTCTTTCGGCCGTTTGAAATGTTGGTGCGGATGTACGGCGTGCCCCACTACACGGAAATTGACCCCACCGTTTTTCTCGGCATCACCTACATGGTACTCTTCGGTGCCATGTTCGGAGACTTGGGTCAAGGCGCCGTGTTCTTCCTGGTGGGCTTGCTTCTTGGAAAGAAGTACCATTCCGATTTCGGGCCGCTTTTGACCCGTCTCGGTGCAAGCTCTATGATTTTTGGTCTGCTCTACGGTTCGGTCTTTGGCAGTGAACAGCTTATCCCGGCACTGTGGATTCGTCCTTTCAACAACATCAACCAAGTCTTGATCTTCGCCATTGCCTTCGGGGTCTTCCTTTTGGTGATGGCTTATGCGCTGAATTTTATCAATGCGTATAGGAACAGGAATTTGGCGGAAGGTCTCTTTGGCGAACACGGACTCTTAGGATTTGTCGTGTTTGTGATGCTGATCTTAATACTTTTGGATGCTGTCGGATACTTGAGTGTGATACCTCGCGGCGTGGCTGTAGGCGTTATTGTGCTCGCCGTCGTGGTGATGATTTTCAAAAAGCCGCTCCTTGCACGGATAACGCATACGCCTCCGGTCTATCATGAAGGTAAAGCCGGCTACTTTATTGAAAGCTCTTTTTCCATTATTGAGCTTTTGATCTCAACACTTTCGGGGATTGTGTCGTTCATTCGGGTCGGTGCGTTTGCCATCAACCACGTGGGGCTCTTTATGGCCTTTCACACCATGGCGGAGATGGCGGATCATGATGTTGCCAATGTAGCCATTTTAGTTTTGGGCAATCTTTTAATCATTGGTCTGGAAGGGCTTATCGTATTTATTCAAGGCCTGCGTCTGGAATACTACGAACTCTTCAGCCGCTACTACAAAGGCAGCGGTGTGGAATTTGAATCGGATAAATTGTCATATAAATAG
- a CDS encoding V-type ATPase subunit, protein MNYAALNTKISAIYAKTIKTDIALEMLEKSKRTEAIDVLNTRLGLTLDKNAELYDVNLVLESAFFNKLKSLLHYMSGADRKFYELILERYTIRDIKRVLRTIVHAHDPEGLKETLLGLDPDKVPTKDEFTVEAFIKKLQGTVYARPLIVYKDMGQDEMLFYMEMTLDKIYYDSLHRAFDDLSTKSVRYAKDLIEQHIDLLNLKYMIRAKRTYHVIPEALINFLLEGGTLSYKKLKAMALLDQETFEEKLKQSRHAHLLEGRVENIDIKLARELYANCQTVYGKSGFDMGKLISLTLLFELTARDISTVLQGQSLGFFSGRIRELIAIPIKEGEVWQ, encoded by the coding sequence ATGAATTATGCAGCTCTAAATACGAAGATCAGCGCTATCTATGCGAAAACTATAAAGACAGATATTGCTCTGGAGATGTTGGAAAAATCAAAGCGTACTGAAGCTATTGACGTACTCAACACCCGTTTGGGGCTAACCTTGGACAAAAACGCCGAACTCTACGACGTCAACCTCGTCTTGGAATCGGCTTTTTTTAATAAGTTGAAAAGTCTTTTGCACTATATGTCCGGGGCGGATCGCAAGTTCTACGAACTGATTCTGGAACGTTACACCATTCGGGATATCAAACGTGTGCTTCGTACCATCGTCCACGCTCACGATCCGGAGGGGCTGAAGGAAACGCTCTTGGGGCTGGATCCGGACAAGGTGCCGACTAAGGATGAATTTACCGTGGAGGCTTTTATCAAAAAGCTGCAAGGTACGGTGTATGCAAGGCCACTTATTGTCTATAAGGACATGGGACAGGACGAAATGCTCTTCTACATGGAAATGACCTTGGACAAGATCTATTATGACAGTCTCCACCGTGCGTTTGACGATTTGAGTACGAAGAGTGTGCGCTACGCCAAAGATTTGATTGAACAGCATATCGATCTTTTAAATCTCAAGTACATGATTCGTGCAAAGCGCACCTACCATGTGATTCCTGAGGCGCTGATCAACTTTCTGTTGGAGGGAGGGACGCTCTCCTATAAGAAATTGAAAGCTATGGCACTCTTGGATCAGGAAACTTTTGAAGAGAAACTGAAACAATCCCGGCACGCACATCTATTGGAGGGGCGTGTTGAAAATATTGATATTAAACTCGCAAGAGAACTGTATGCCAACTGTCAGACGGTCTATGGCAAGAGCGGGTTCGACATGGGTAAACTGATAAGTTTGACCCTGCTTTTTGAACTCACGGCCCGAGACATTTCCACAGTGCTGCAAGGTCAATCCTTGGGGTTCTTTAGCGGTAGAATTAGGGAACTGATTGCAATTCCTATAAAGGAAGGTGAAGTATGGCAGTAG
- the rplL gene encoding 50S ribosomal protein L7/L12: protein MSEKVTALIEEIKGLTVLELSEVVKALEEEFGVSAAAPAAVVAAPVAGGAAPAAEEEKTEFDVVLKDAGQEKVKVIKVVKDATGLGLKDAKAIVDEAPKAVKEGVAKEEAEALKAKLEEVGATVELA from the coding sequence ATGTCAGAAAAAGTAACCGCTCTTATTGAAGAAATTAAAGGTTTAACCGTACTTGAACTTTCAGAAGTTGTTAAGGCTCTTGAAGAAGAATTTGGTGTATCCGCAGCAGCTCCTGCAGCTGTTGTAGCAGCTCCTGTAGCAGGCGGCGCAGCTCCTGCAGCAGAAGAAGAAAAAACTGAATTTGACGTTGTGCTTAAAGACGCAGGTCAAGAAAAAGTTAAGGTTATCAAAGTTGTTAAAGATGCAACCGGTCTTGGTCTTAAAGATGCAAAAGCTATCGTTGACGAAGCTCCTAAAGCTGTCAAAGAAGGCGTTGCTAAAGAAGAAGCTGAAGCACTTAAAGCTAAACTTGAAGAAGTCGGCGCAACTGTTGAACTTGCATAA